The following proteins are co-located in the Fusobacteria bacterium ZRK30 genome:
- a CDS encoding ABC transporter substrate-binding protein, whose translation MKILKLILALALLLAVACGKEETKTTETATKSNEVTVYSSHPSQLLTTITDSFSEETGIKVNVVAAGTGEILKRIQAESTNPLGDVIWGGGAESLNSFKEYFAPYKTASHDKIDPLFRDPEDKWFGFALLPMVIIYNTDLVTGDDIPTSWADVTDPKWKGKVAMASPVKSGSSYTITATLLTAFRKDTDSGFDFIKKFVANLDGKILGSSSGVPKGVVDKEYYIGLAHEKGAIKYKNAGGHLGIVYPSEGTSAVPDAAALIKGAVNEENAKLFLDYIVSEEVQKTLASEFKIRGVRNDVAAPEGLLPLSEIKLVDYDFGWASESKKTIVKRWKNIVSGKE comes from the coding sequence ATGAAAATTTTAAAATTAATACTGGCACTTGCACTTCTATTAGCTGTAGCCTGTGGAAAAGAAGAAACAAAAACTACTGAAACTGCAACTAAAAGTAACGAGGTGACTGTATATTCATCACACCCATCTCAACTTTTAACTACTATTACAGATAGTTTTTCTGAAGAAACAGGAATAAAGGTAAATGTCGTTGCAGCTGGAACAGGAGAAATTCTTAAGAGAATTCAAGCTGAAAGTACAAACCCTTTGGGAGATGTAATCTGGGGGGGAGGAGCTGAATCTCTTAACTCATTCAAGGAATACTTTGCACCATATAAAACTGCAAGTCACGATAAGATAGATCCTTTATTCAGAGATCCTGAAGATAAGTGGTTTGGTTTTGCACTGCTGCCTATGGTTATTATCTATAATACTGATCTTGTAACTGGAGACGACATCCCTACTTCTTGGGCTGATGTTACTGATCCTAAATGGAAGGGAAAGGTTGCTATGGCTTCACCTGTTAAGTCTGGATCATCTTATACTATCACAGCTACTTTATTAACTGCTTTTAGAAAAGATACAGACTCTGGATTTGATTTCATTAAGAAATTTGTAGCTAATTTAGATGGTAAAATTTTAGGAAGTTCTTCTGGTGTTCCTAAAGGTGTCGTAGATAAAGAGTATTACATTGGGTTAGCTCATGAAAAAGGAGCTATTAAATATAAAAATGCTGGTGGACACCTAGGAATAGTATACCCATCTGAGGGAACTTCTGCTGTTCCTGATGCTGCAGCTTTAATAAAAGGTGCTGTCAATGAAGAAAATGCTAAATTATTCTTAGATTATATCGTAAGTGAAGAAGTTCAAAAGACTTTAGCTAGCGAATTTAAAATCAGAGGAGTAAGAAACGATGTTGCTGCTCCAGAAGGTTTACTTCCTCTCTCGGAGATCAAGTTAGTTGACTATGATTTTGGATGGGCTTCAGAAAGTAAAAAGACAATAGTTAAAAGATGGAAAAATATAGTTTCAGGAAAGGAGTAA
- a CDS encoding SIR2 family protein encodes MRGLVESIQDKNAILFVGAGVSMNLGLPSWNSLLDYIAKELEYEPEVFKSFGNALTLAEFYKIKKGDIGPLRSWMDRNWHSGDIKIEDSKIHKLIFDLDFPIIYTTNYDRWIERTYDCYEKNYKKITNVGDLVNLNSMHTQIIKFHGDFDDERSIVLTESSYFERLDFETPLDIKLRSDILGKSILFIGYSLHDINLRYLLYKLNKLWENSTQSSSRPKSYIFLVDSNPVEDLILEKRGIKTFTSKNKNPSESLLEFLEKLNNDLSK; translated from the coding sequence ATGAGGGGATTAGTTGAATCAATTCAGGATAAAAATGCTATTTTATTTGTTGGTGCCGGCGTATCGATGAATTTAGGCCTGCCTTCCTGGAATTCATTATTAGATTATATTGCAAAGGAATTAGAGTATGAACCTGAAGTTTTTAAATCTTTTGGAAATGCACTGACCTTGGCGGAGTTCTACAAGATAAAAAAAGGTGATATCGGTCCTCTGAGAAGCTGGATGGATAGGAACTGGCATAGTGGCGATATAAAAATTGAAGATTCCAAGATACATAAACTGATATTTGATTTGGACTTTCCTATTATATATACTACAAATTATGACCGGTGGATTGAAAGAACCTATGACTGTTATGAAAAAAATTATAAAAAAATAACCAATGTAGGAGATCTGGTAAATTTAAATAGTATGCACACCCAGATAATTAAATTTCACGGTGACTTTGATGATGAAAGATCCATTGTGTTGACTGAATCCAGCTACTTTGAAAGATTGGATTTTGAAACCCCCTTAGATATTAAGCTCAGATCAGATATACTGGGTAAATCAATTTTATTTATCGGGTACAGTCTTCACGATATTAATCTTCGTTATCTACTTTACAAGCTTAATAAACTTTGGGAAAATAGTACCCAATCCAGTTCGAGACCAAAATCTTATATATTTTTAGTGGATTCTAACCCTGTAGAAGATCTGATCTTAGAAAAACGAGGGATTAAAACCTTTACTTCTAAAAATAAAAATCCCAGTGAGAGCTTACTGGAATTTTTGGAAAAATTAAATAATGATTTATCAAAATAG
- a CDS encoding GNAT family N-acetyltransferase, with translation MIANPKEFAIYESIYGDKIYNKFAVKHWDLRLAVSLDNPFAKHNSFYWIKCGEVRVGGVLIEPNVLSRLFIIPPFTNIFEITKLLKRLLIKWSDSNKNIYAYQIPQEQYEYFQMMGFSSDKNKRWMMRPTGVFEFNWDDSIIVKTPEQNNSMEIAKLFYESFNSDTYSKYEDALEEVNEYFKDSTKEILVKASTLIYDKDGKNLIGGCLISCFEEWPLIYNIGVHPSHRGKHLAKIMIKKALTVLNNEYPVLRLFVDLGNAAESVYYELGFIPGVEFKRFHIPALNK, from the coding sequence GTGATAGCTAATCCTAAAGAATTTGCAATATATGAGTCAATTTATGGGGATAAAATTTATAATAAATTTGCAGTTAAACATTGGGATTTACGATTAGCAGTAAGTTTAGACAACCCCTTTGCAAAACACAATAGTTTTTACTGGATAAAATGTGGTGAAGTAAGAGTAGGTGGAGTTCTAATAGAACCTAATGTACTATCACGATTATTTATTATCCCACCTTTTACAAACATATTTGAAATAACAAAGTTACTAAAAAGGCTATTGATTAAATGGTCAGATTCCAATAAAAACATATATGCTTATCAAATTCCACAAGAGCAATATGAATATTTTCAAATGATGGGTTTTTCATCAGATAAAAATAAGAGATGGATGATGAGACCGACTGGAGTTTTTGAATTTAATTGGGATGATAGTATAATAGTAAAAACGCCTGAACAGAACAATAGTATGGAAATTGCTAAATTGTTTTATGAAAGTTTTAATAGTGATACATATTCTAAGTATGAAGATGCTCTAGAGGAAGTAAATGAGTATTTTAAGGATAGTACTAAAGAGATATTAGTTAAAGCATCTACACTTATATATGATAAAGATGGAAAAAATTTAATAGGTGGCTGCCTTATCTCATGTTTTGAAGAGTGGCCTTTAATATATAATATAGGGGTTCATCCGTCGCATAGAGGAAAACATCTCGCAAAAATAATGATTAAAAAGGCGTTAACTGTTTTAAATAATGAATATCCTGTATTACGCTTATTTGTAGATTTGGGAAATGCTGCAGAATCAGTTTATTATGAACTTGGATTTATTCCAGGAGTTGAGTTTAAAAGATTTCACATCCCAGCATTGAATAAATAA
- a CDS encoding sugar phosphate nucleotidyltransferase — protein MKKRPTLVIMAAGMGSRYGGLKQIDPVGLNGEIIMDYSIYDARLAGFGKVVFVIKEEFYDIFKEKIGDRISRLENIEVKYVFQDIKTIPNKYKLPKNRIKPWGTGHAVLSCKDVIDEPFAVINADDFYGSTTFKLIYDELIDQTDEYGYSMVGFQLDKTISKNGSVARGICTLDREDYLVTVEEKTQIEEVSGTIYSFEDRYNPKGEKTEPVKVELERDIPVSMNIWGFMPSIFKELEFGFEKFLGENIGKLKSEFYIPSVVDDLIKSKKATVKVIKTVEKWYGVTYQQDKEDVSGALKNMTPSIYPDRYINS, from the coding sequence ATGAAAAAAAGACCTACATTGGTTATTATGGCAGCAGGTATGGGAAGCAGGTATGGAGGATTAAAGCAGATTGATCCAGTCGGTCTAAACGGAGAGATCATAATGGATTATTCTATCTATGATGCCAGGTTAGCAGGCTTCGGTAAAGTAGTATTTGTTATAAAGGAAGAATTTTATGATATATTTAAGGAAAAAATAGGAGACAGAATATCAAGGTTAGAAAATATAGAGGTTAAATACGTATTCCAGGATATAAAAACTATTCCTAATAAATATAAACTTCCAAAAAATAGGATAAAGCCTTGGGGAACCGGTCATGCTGTCTTATCTTGTAAAGACGTAATAGATGAGCCTTTTGCAGTTATAAATGCCGATGACTTCTACGGTTCCACAACTTTTAAATTGATCTATGATGAACTTATAGATCAGACAGATGAATATGGGTATTCTATGGTAGGATTTCAATTAGATAAAACAATCAGTAAAAATGGTAGTGTTGCAAGGGGAATATGCACCCTAGATAGGGAAGATTACTTGGTTACAGTGGAAGAAAAGACTCAAATAGAGGAAGTTTCGGGGACTATTTATTCCTTTGAAGACAGATATAATCCTAAAGGGGAAAAAACTGAACCTGTAAAAGTAGAGTTAGAAAGAGATATTCCTGTGTCTATGAATATTTGGGGATTTATGCCATCTATTTTTAAGGAATTGGAGTTCGGATTTGAAAAGTTTTTAGGTGAAAATATAGGAAAATTAAAATCTGAATTTTATATTCCCAGTGTTGTAGATGATCTGATTAAATCAAAAAAAGCTACTGTAAAAGTAATAAAAACTGTGGAAAAATGGTATGGAGTGACCTATCAGCAGGATAAAGAAGATGTTTCTGGGGCTTTAAAAAATATGACTCCTAGTATCTATCCGGATAGATATATAAATAGTTAA